The region TCGACGGTTCCCTCCTGTAAAACCTCGTCGACAATCACTTCATTTCTCTTGTTCAGAAAAACGACGCGGAACTGTTCGCGGCGCAGGTTGCCCATCGCTGTCTGGAGGTAGGTGAGAAGATCCGTCCAACACTCGATCACGCATCTGTTGGACACCTCGGAACGGGTGCATCGCAAGGCACACTGGCGCGCTATGACCAGTATATCTGCAAGACGCTGGTCGACCCCCTCAACTTGCAAAAGTCTGTGCCGTGCTGCGCTGAGGACGCCCGGCAGGGATCCAAAGGCCAGAAGAAGATTGCGAGCGATCGTATGGGCGCCATCCGATCTGCAGGCTGGTTCCAGGAGAAGGGTTAGAACATCAAGGTCAGATAAGGCGTTCGCGGTTGATTTTCGGCATCTGAGCTGAAGCTCAAACCTGGAACTGAAGTCATGCTCAAATGCCAGCAGTTCATTTGCCGTCGCGTGTTGTCTCCAAACCTCATCCGACACCAGACGCCCCCCAACTCACACCGCAACTAACGCTAAGGCTCTTCGAAAGTAGCTCTACTTTTAATTGTATATCGACGAGATTTTTAAGAAGTACAACTTAAAATTGCCGTACAGTTACATGCGTCATTTGCAGTCGATAAAAATCGGAAGGACGCAGAATATTATCTGGCCGCCGGTCACATAGCCATGTGAGGCGAGTCCGGAGGAGAGAAGATTTCATCGGCGCGGCGAACGCATATGGCACCTGAAGATGAGCAGAGCTACGAGCAGTTTGTGAAGGCGTTTCGACGCTATTGCCTCATGCGTCGTCAGCTCACTGTGTTTCAGGCAAAGTCGAAGGACGCGATCCGAGACGAGCGCTACAGCGACGCCGAGTATTTCATTGCCTGGATCGAAAACCTTGAAGTGACTGCCACCGATCATCGGGAAAGTATGCTCGAGGCCTTTGGAGAGCTTGAGGTGGATGCACAGGCGGAAGTCGTCTGCTTGTTGAAAACTGAGCTCAATCGGCGGCATCAAGTGTAGAGCCATCAAGTTCTAAAATGGAGGTGATCTGCGGCTCGGAACCGCAAGGTTTAAAGAGGTAAAGATCTAAGAGGTAAGCGTTCTGCAGAGTCGGAAGCCGATGCTGCTGTCCCCGAGCGCTGGTTGGCCCCAGCTGCGGAAGGCCGAACGGAGGTCCCTCGGACTGTTGATCCAAGAGCCGCCGCGCAAGACGCGAAGGGAGCCGTCGTCGGTCTCATAAGCGCTGCCGAAGCTTGGAACTCTGCCATAATCATCTTCGAAATGGTCCTCGCACCACTCTTGAACATTGCCATGCATTTGCCTCAGGCCAAAGGCGTTCGTCGGGAAATCCTCGTGATCGACAGCAACAGTCTTTTGCCGATATTCACCTCTTGGAGACCCATTGTAGGTGAAATTCCCATCAAAATTCGCTTCCTCGGATGTGAGGAAGGCTCCGGTGGGCGAGCTGCTGGCTCCAACCGAGGGACTGAACGACGTTGCATTCTTCCCGCTTTGATCCCCGCGGCACGCATATTCCCATTCTGCCTCGCTCGGAAGCCGATACGGCCCTTCTGCATCATCACCTGTTTCGCTGTTCAGCCATGCAACAAAGGCTCGCGCGTCCTCCCAGGAAACGTTGATTACCGGGCGGCTACC is a window of Labrenzia sp. CE80 DNA encoding:
- the radC gene encoding DNA repair protein RadC — its product is MSDEVWRQHATANELLAFEHDFSSRFELQLRCRKSTANALSDLDVLTLLLEPACRSDGAHTIARNLLLAFGSLPGVLSAARHRLLQVEGVDQRLADILVIARQCALRCTRSEVSNRCVIECWTDLLTYLQTAMGNLRREQFRVVFLNKRNEVIVDEVLQEGTVDHTPVYPREVMRRALMHHASALILVHNHPSGDPTPSQADILMTHRLVEAAEVFEISIYDHIIVAEGLSVSFKGLDLI
- a CDS encoding formylglycine-generating enzyme family protein; this encodes MTIKCRFAIGRYPVTFEEYDRYCDAMERERPEDEGWGRGSRPVINVSWEDARAFVAWLNSETGDDAEGPYRLPSEAEWEYACRGDQSGKNATSFSPSVGASSSPTGAFLTSEEANFDGNFTYNGSPRGEYRQKTVAVDHEDFPTNAFGLRQMHGNVQEWCEDHFEDDYGRVPSFGSAYETDDGSLRVLRGGSWINSPRDLRSAFRSWGQPALGDSSIGFRLCRTLTS